In Nostoc edaphicum CCNP1411, the sequence GCTATGGTTCTGGGAACGCTGGCGATATCTCCGTCAATGCCAATAGTTTACTGGTGTCAAATGGTGCCTCACTGATTTCAGCTACATTTGGTAGTGGCTCTAGTGGTAAAGTAGCAATTCGCACTAATCACACCACTGTGATGGGACAAAGCCCTGGCGGGACATATAGCAACATTAGCTCAACTACATTTGCAACCGGAAACGCCAAAACTTTGACCCTAGATACCGCCAAGTTGCAAATTCTCGATGGGGGAACAGTTGCGACGACCACATTTTTTGCAGGTAATGGGGGAGATATAAGCATTAACGCTACGGAATCCATCGAAATCAGTGGTCGCAGTCGGAACAATAACAGCAGTATCAACTCATCTACCACTCGACTAATTCCAATACTGCGGCAAAGATTCCGTCTACCAGATATACTCACGGCGAATGCTGGCAGTGTGAGCATTACCACGCCGAACCTAACAGTGACAGATGGCGGGATGGTCAGTGTTACTAGTCAAGGTAGCGGCAATGGTGGCAGTCTCAAAATCACAGCCAATACCATCCGATTAGATCGTCAAGGAAGCATCCAGGCACAAACAGAATCAGGTAATGGAGGTAATATCGCCTTAAAAGTTGGAAAGTTCTTGCTGCTGCGTGATAATAGTGCGATCGCAGCAACCGCAGGGGGTAATGGTGATGGAGGTAATATAAACATTAATGCACCCATCATCGCCGGATTAAAAAACAGTGACATTATTGCTAATGCCATTCAAGGTCAGGGGGGCAATATTCAAATCACCACCCAAGGTATCTTTGGTTTACAATTTCGTCCTCAGCTGACTCCAGAAAACGACATCACTGCCAGTTCGCAATTTGGTGTCAGCGGCACTGTTCAAGTTAACACTATCGGTGTTGACCCTAATTCAGGTTTAATCAAACTACCAACAAATGTCACTGACTCATCCCAGCAAATTGCTACAGGCTGTTCTAATAATATTGGTAGTAGTTTTGTTGCCACAGGAAGGGGGGGTGTGCCGCAAAATCCCACTCAGGAAGTCAGGAGTGATGACACTTGGTCTGATATCCGCGACATCTCTGCATACCGCAAAATGGGCGAAGTTACGGTACAAATATCTAAATCTCCAAATCTTCTTGTCCAAGCTATAAACTGGCATCGCAACGCTCAGGGAAAAATCGAGTTAGTAGCAGATCAATCTTCTACTCAAATGCAACAGCCGTTAACCTGTGCTGCTGTTTCCAATAATTAACAAATCTTAATAATGTTAGCAAAAATACTATTTATGGGAACTCTAAATATAAATTGTGAAAGAGAACTTGGCGATGAGTGTGACTCCTGGTTGTTTGGGTTTAATTGGTGGAATATTGATCGGTGTGATGTGGTGTGACTTTAGCAATGCCCAAATTATTCCCGACGGAACCCTCAACACCACCGTCTCTGCAAATGGTAATAACTTCACTATTACGAATGGAAATCGTGCTGGCAACAACCTCTTTCACAGCTTTAGCCAATTCTCAGTTCCCAGCAACGGCTCGGCATTTTTCAACAACCCCTCAGATATTCAAAACATCTTCAGTCGCGTCACTGGGGGCAGTGTTTCCCAAATTGATGGTTTAATTAAAGCCAACGGTAGCGCTAATCTGTTTTTGCTCAATCCTAATGGGATTATTTTCGGCGCCAATGCTCAATTGAATATTGGTGGCTCGTTTATTGGGACAACTGCTGAGAGCATTAAATTTGCCGATGGCGTTGAGTTTAGCGCGATTAATTCCCAAGCTACTCCACTGTTGAGCATCAATGTTCCCCTTGGTTTGCAAATGGGCAGCAATCCTGCACCCATCATCGTTCAAGGCACAGGACACTCCTTGAACAATCTCAATGGACTGCCTCTTATCACTCAAAATCCGAGTGCTACCGAATTGCGGGTACAGCCGGGAAAAACCCTAGCTTTGGTGAGTGGCAATTTAAATTTAAATGGGGCAACTCTGACTGCCAAGCAAGGGCAAATAGAATTAGGTAGTGTGAGTGGTGCAGGATTGGTTAGTTTGCTCCCAACCGCACAGGGGTATACTTTGGGATATGAAAATGGGCAAAGCTTTGGTGATATTCAGCTTCAAGAGCGATCGCTATTAGATACAAGCGGGGTGAATGCAGGTTCCGTTCAAATTCAAGGTAGGCAAATTCAGTTCACCGATGGCTCATTGGTACTGGCGCGAAATGTAGGCAATCTCCCCGGCGGCGACATTCGCCTTCAGGCTACAGAGGCGATTGATTTGATTGGCAGAACAGATGATGGCACAGTTCCGAGTGGTGTGCGTACTGAAGCTGTGGGTGTCGGAGCTAGTGGGAACATCAGTGTCATTACTCCCCGTCTTACCCTCCAGCAGGGAGGGGGGTTGAATATCAATTCAGTTGGAGTAGGTACCAGTGGCAATATCCACGTTGATGCAACAACGATTGAACTGTCTGGGTTGTCAACAATCAATCCAAAGGTTAGTATTCTTTCTACTTCTGGCTATGGTTCTGGGAACGCTGGCGATATCTCCGTCAATGCCAGTAGTTTACTGGTGTCAGATGGTGCATCACTAATTTCAGCTACATTTGGCAGTGGCTCCAGTGGTAAAGTGACGATTCGCACCAATCACACCACTGTCATG encodes:
- a CDS encoding beta strand repeat-containing protein, translating into MNATSTGLFLCGGIVPLMVMPTWCSFANAQVTPDGTLNTTVSQSGNNFTITNGDRVGNNLFHSFSQFSVPTNGSAFFNNASDVQNIFSRVTGGSVSYIEGLIQANGGANLFLLNPSGIIFGANAQLNIGGSFIGTTANSIKFTDGVEFSAINSLATPLLSINVPVGLQMGSNPAPITVQGTGHSLSNPGGLPLVTQNPSPTELRIQPGKTLALVGGNLELKGATLTAKQGQVELGSVSGAGLVSLLPTVQGYTFGYEDGQKFGDIQLAGRSLLDISGVNAGSVQIQGRQIQFTDGSLVLARNFGSLPGGDIRLQATEAIDLIGTTADSTIRSGVRSETVGIGASGNVSVITPRLTLQVGGGLNSISVGVAPSGNIHIDATAIELSGFSPINPNSVSVLSTTGYGSGNAGDISVNANSLLVSNGASLISATFGSGSSGKVAIRTNHTTVMGQSPGGTYSNISSTTFATGNAKTLTLDTAKLQILDGGTVATTTFFAGNGGDISINATESIEISGRSRNNNSSINSSTTRLIPILRQRFRLPDILTANAGSVSITTPNLTVTDGGMVSVTSQGSGNGGSLKITANTIRLDRQGSIQAQTESGNGGNIALKVGKFLLLRDNSAIAATAGGNGDGGNININAPIIAGLKNSDIIANAIQGQGGNIQITTQGIFGLQFRPQLTPENDITASSQFGVSGTVQVNTIGVDPNSGLIKLPTNVTDSSQQIATGCSNNIGSSFVATGRGGVPQNPTQEVRSDDTWSDIRDISAYRKMGEVTVQISKSPNLLVQAINWHRNAQGKIELVADQSSTQMQQPLTCAAVSNN
- a CDS encoding filamentous hemagglutinin N-terminal domain-containing protein gives rise to the protein MSVTPGCLGLIGGILIGVMWCDFSNAQIIPDGTLNTTVSANGNNFTITNGNRAGNNLFHSFSQFSVPSNGSAFFNNPSDIQNIFSRVTGGSVSQIDGLIKANGSANLFLLNPNGIIFGANAQLNIGGSFIGTTAESIKFADGVEFSAINSQATPLLSINVPLGLQMGSNPAPIIVQGTGHSLNNLNGLPLITQNPSATELRVQPGKTLALVSGNLNLNGATLTAKQGQIELGSVSGAGLVSLLPTAQGYTLGYENGQSFGDIQLQERSLLDTSGVNAGSVQIQGRQIQFTDGSLVLARNVGNLPGGDIRLQATEAIDLIGRTDDGTVPSGVRTEAVGVGASGNISVITPRLTLQQGGGLNINSVGVGTSGNIHVDATTIELSGLSTINPKVSILSTSGYGSGNAGDISVNASSLLVSDGASLISATFGSGSSGKVTIRTNHTTVMGEGPDGLYSNISSFTFATGNAKTLTLDTAKLQILDGGTVATTTFFAGNGGDLSINATESIEISGRSQSNNSSINSSSTRLSPILRQKFHLPDQLTANAGNVSITTPKLTVTDGGTVSVTSQGSGNGGSLNITANTIRLDRQGSIQAETESGDGGNIGLKVGKFLLLRHNSAIAATAGGNGDGGNININAPIIAGLENSDIIANAIKGRGGNIQITTQGIFGLKLGDQLTPDSDITASSQFGLSGTVQVNTIGVDPNSGLVQLPANVVDASQKIATGCASNQGSRFVATGRGGVPQNPTQQVTSNRIWSDIRDISEYRTNSEITAQIPPSPKVIGQATSWHRNRQGKIELVADKYPAQTQQVLTCADLLTNLSNVSNNTIYGNSNI